The genomic interval GCTACGCCACCGCGCGTACGATCGCCACCAAGGCCATTGGCCGAGGATGGCTCGAGCCAAGGTGCACCGGAATCGCAGCCAAGCTGGCAGACGCGCTCACGGGTGGAAGCCTGGTGGGCCGCATGAACGGCGTGCTTCTCTTGACCCGTTCTGAGAGCCTGTCTGCCCCAACGGCGGAGTTCCTCAAGGCGAACAAGGCCGCCATCGAGGACTGTTATGTGTTTGGCGGTACCGCTAGCGTGTCCGCGAAGACGCGCTTGCAGATCGATGCGGCACTCAAGTAGCGTCGCTCGCCACGCTGGGCTCACGTAGCCCATAGGTGTTCAAGGGCGTCCGTCCCGGTTTCGCACCGGGGCGGACGCCCTAGTGTCAGTATGGTGTGCGGATGTTGTGCTCGTGCGGAAGACAGGAGACCCGCGCTGGCTCGCCAGAAGAACAATCGCTCGCAGGTCTCGATCGTGGGGGCGACCTTCAGCCGGATGGAGCGGTGGGGTCGCGCAACGCTTGTCGCGGGCCTCGCACTTGCGTGCGGCGGTGTTCCGCTCGCCATGGCGCGTCTTGGCGGAAGCCCGTTCGGGCCCGTGAAAGCCGTAGTGCTGAGCCTGGCGACGGTCATGATCGGTCTTGGCCTGGCACTCTCAGCACAGTCGAGCGCGTCGCTGTCTCGCATTGCTCGTCGGTCGACGCTGGCGTGGGCTGCCCTCGCTCTGGTGGGCGTGGCCTGTTTGTCGGCAGTCACCGCGATTGAGCCGCACCAGGCCATCCTTGGCAGCTACCCGGACTACCGGGGGCTTGCGCTCGTGATTGCGTGCCTTGTGTCCGGGGCGGGAGCTGCGGCTCTTGCCTTCGGGGAAGTGGGCCTGCGCGTCGTCTCGAGGGCCACGGTCGCAGCAGGGCTTCTGGTAGGCCTGGCGGCCTTGGTGGAGCGTGTGGATACGGGTTCGAGCTTGCCGGATTGGCAGATGCTTCGCATCGCGTCGACGCTCGGCAATCCGTCGAACCTGGGTGTCTACTGCGTGATCGCTCTGCCCCTGGTTCTATTCGTGGTGCTTCGTGATGCCAGGAGGTTCTGGCGGATTCTTGCGGTCGTCACGTTCGGGCTGCTCGGTCTTGCGCTGCTGTGGTCGAGCTCCCGCGGAGCCTGGATAGGGCTGGTGGCGGCAATAGGGACGCTTGTGCTCGTCGTTGCCATGGGGCGTGCGCGCGGCGGCGGTGCCAGGAAGCTGGTACGCGTGGGACTTCTGCTCGCAGTGTGTGTTGCGGTCGGCGCGCTTGCGAACCCGTCCTTTGGCGAGCGCGTGACGTCTGTGTTCGACACGAAGTCCAAGACCGCGCGGTGGCGAGTCTCGGCGTGGAGTTCGTCTGTCGAGATGATCAGCGACAGGCCGGTGCTTGGCTGGGGTCCGAACAGCTTCAGGTTCGTGTACTCCGACTATCAGGCGCCGAAGCAGATTGACGGGATGTTCGGGTACCAGATCGTTGAGGCGGCCCACAATGTGGTCCTCGATACCGGTGTGGCGTTCGGGATCCCGGGTCTGCTGGCGTTGCTTGCTATGACTGGGCTGGCGACGACCACCATCGTCAGGGAGGCGCGCCGTGAAGATGCGGATTCGATCGAGGTCGCTGCTGTGGGAGCCTCGCTCGTGGGAGGCGTTTCGGGTCTGATGCTGCACTACGTGACTATGGATACGGGACCGGTTCTGGCCGCAGTCGTCGGACTCGTGTGCGCGACGCAGGTGCGACGGATCGCTGCGGATGCATCAGACGCGGAGGCCGGTGCGCAGGCGCGGTGGCTGCGCATGGCTGCGATCAGCGGTGCGGCGGTCGCGTTCGTGGCGCTGGTTCTGTTCTCACGCGTGTTCACTGCGGACCTGACAGCGGCTCGCGCCGTGTCTGCCGCGAAGTCGGGGGTGGATTGGCCTGTCGTGCGCGAGCGCGTCGAAGCGGCGCGCCGGAACGCACCCTTCGAACCGTTCTTCGCCCGCCAGGAGGGCAAGGCGGCAGCACTCTTCGTGCAGAAGCGTTTCGATGTCGATGCGCTCGAAGATGGCGCGCGCGCCTACGACGACGCCCTAGTCGCCATGCCAGACGACCCCACACTTGTCGCAGAACGTGCCAACCTCTACCTGGCAGCCGCGATGTCGAGCAAGGACGCGCGATACGCTACCGAGGCGCTCCGCGGATTCGAGAGGGCTACGCGCATGGATCCCAACACGGGAATACCTTGGGCCGGGAAGGGGTCGGCGCAAGCAGCGCTCGGGATGTGGGAGCAGTCAGCGGTCTCACTGGAGCGTGCGGTTGAGCTCTCGCCCCGGTACAGGGTGGCGTGGCGGAATCTGGCGACTGCCTACGATGCACTAGGGATGGACGCCAAGGCCAAGAACGCGCGGTTCCGGGCGGACGGCGTAGCCGAGCCGACGAAGGCACCGCAGTAGCGCTCGATTGCCATCCCCATGCCTACGAGCCGCCGCCGGACTCTGTCCTTGGCCGGTTCGGCAACGAGACCGAGGATCGGTCTCCCCCGACGCTACTCTCCTGAGCTGCTCGTGATGATCCGGCCGACTCCGCCGCAGTGGTGTGTCTCGTCGCCGATCTTGGCAGCCGGGCGTCCGT from Actinomycetota bacterium carries:
- a CDS encoding O-antigen ligase family protein is translated as MGATFSRMERWGRATLVAGLALACGGVPLAMARLGGSPFGPVKAVVLSLATVMIGLGLALSAQSSASLSRIARRSTLAWAALALVGVACLSAVTAIEPHQAILGSYPDYRGLALVIACLVSGAGAAALAFGEVGLRVVSRATVAAGLLVGLAALVERVDTGSSLPDWQMLRIASTLGNPSNLGVYCVIALPLVLFVVLRDARRFWRILAVVTFGLLGLALLWSSSRGAWIGLVAAIGTLVLVVAMGRARGGGARKLVRVGLLLAVCVAVGALANPSFGERVTSVFDTKSKTARWRVSAWSSSVEMISDRPVLGWGPNSFRFVYSDYQAPKQIDGMFGYQIVEAAHNVVLDTGVAFGIPGLLALLAMTGLATTTIVREARREDADSIEVAAVGASLVGGVSGLMLHYVTMDTGPVLAAVVGLVCATQVRRIAADASDAEAGAQARWLRMAAISGAAVAFVALVLFSRVFTADLTAARAVSAAKSGVDWPVVRERVEAARRNAPFEPFFARQEGKAAALFVQKRFDVDALEDGARAYDDALVAMPDDPTLVAERANLYLAAAMSSKDARYATEALRGFERATRMDPNTGIPWAGKGSAQAALGMWEQSAVSLERAVELSPRYRVAWRNLATAYDALGMDAKAKNARFRADGVAEPTKAPQ